A window of the Brassica oleracea var. oleracea cultivar TO1000 chromosome C1, BOL, whole genome shotgun sequence genome harbors these coding sequences:
- the LOC106322457 gene encoding phosphoinositide phosphatase SAC8, translating to MEIAPSSSRFKLYDQLELLEFPDKYVVKPVDSPHEGFSVDRRDGNIKPLDDNTSSGDATRVSTVFGVGGTIRLLAGTYLLVITSREEAGTFLGFPIFRVTAMKFLPCNGNLRFATAQEKKDETYFRTLLQALETTPGLYFSYETDLTVNLQRRCKLAVGWTSKPMWKQADPRYVWNWHLLEELIECKLDGFITPLLQGSYQVAELQLKNSTSVISLISRRCTRRLGTRMWRRGANLEGDTANFVESEQIVEINGFKFSLLQVRGSIPLLWEQIVDLSYKPQLKINKHEDTPKVVQRHFHDLSQRYGEIMVVNLTDQLGAEGELSKAYATEMARLPNVRYVAFDFHHICGTTNFDNLGVLYEQIGDEFEKQGYFLVDAEGNILEEQKGVIRSNCIDCLDRTNVTQNYMAQKSLNLQLQRIGVLDSAECVSMFEDDYTKFRTIWAQQGDEISLQYAGTYALKGDLVRYGKQTVSGAIKDGISAMSRYYLNNFQDGVRQDALDLISGRYTVGTNSPSQLQPIGGSQPSFLPVASALLIGGVTVTSFTIHQAGRNTQHYLASALWAGVTAGVVAMIKANGRHLCSRPRLCHLI from the exons ATGGAGATCGCTCCATCTTCAAGTAGATTCAAGCTCTACGATCAACTCGAGCTTCTCGAGTTTCCCGATAAGTACGTCGTCAAACCCGTAGATTCGCCTCATGAAGGCTTCTCCGTCGATCGCCGCGACGGCAACATCAAACCTCTCGACG ACAACACTAGTTCTGGAGACGCTACGAGAGTCTCTACTGTCTTTGGCGTTGGAGGAACTATTAGGCTCTTAGCAG GAACGTACTTGCTCGTTATAACATCTCGGGAGGAAGCTGGGACTTTCCTCGGTTTTCCCATTTTTCGAGTTACGGCTATGAAGTTCCTTCCTTGCAATGGGAATTTGAGGTTTGCTACAGCTCAAGAA AAAAAGGACGAAACGTATTTCAGGACTCTGTTACAGGCACTTGAGACTACCCCAGGATTGTATTTTTCATATGAGACAGATCTAACTGTCAA CTTGCAAAGAAGGTGCAAGCTAGCTGTTGGTTGGACGAGTAAGCCCATGTGGAAGCAG GCTGACCCTCGATATGTTTGGAACTGGCATCTTTTGGAGGAACTGATTGAATGCAAA CTGGATGGTTTTATTACCCCTCTGCTTCAAGGAA GCTACCAAGTTGCTGAGCTACAGCTCAAGAATTCTACTTCGGTGATATCGTTAATTTCCAGGCGATGTACACGTCGTCTAG GTACACGTATGTGGAGAAGAGGAGCCAATCTTGAGGGAGACACTGCTAATTTTGTGGAATCTGAACAAATAGTGGAGATTAATGGTTTCAAGTTCTCATTATTGCAG GTTAGAGGTTCAATTCCACTTCTATGGGAGCAAATCGTTGATTTGAGCTATAAGCCACAGCTTAAGATAAATAAGCATGAGGACACG CCGAAGGTCGTGCAGCGCCACTTCCATGATCTTAGCCAAAGATATGGAGAAATTATGGTAGTTAACCTAACAGATCAG CTTGGAGCTGAAGGTGAATTAAGCAAAGCATACGCCACCGAAATGGCCAGGCTTCCAAACGTGAG ATATGTCGCCTTTGACTTCCATCACATCTGTGGAACTACAAACTTCGACAACTTGGGGGTACTTTATGAACAGATTGGGGATGAATTTGAAAAGCAAGG ATACTTCCTTGTAGACGCAGAAGGGAACATCCTAGAAGAGCAGAAAGGAGTTATCAGATCTAACTGCATCGACTGTCTTGACCGCACAAATGTTACCCAG AACTACATGGCCCAAAAGTCTCTGAATCTACAACTTCAAAGGATCGGAGTGCTTGATTCCGCAGAGTGTGTATCCATGTTTGAAGATGATTACACAAAGTTCAGAACAA TTTGGGCTCAGCAAGGGGACGAGATTAGCTTGCAATACGCCGGGACATATGCTCTTAAGGGCGACCTCGTCAG GTACGGGAAACAAACTGTATCTGGAGCAATCAAAGATGGCATCAGTGCTATGTCGAGATATTATCTGAATAATTTCCAGGATGGTGTGAGGCAG GATGCTTTGGATCTCATAAGTGGTCGCTACACAGTGGGCACAAACAGCCCTTCACAACTCCAGCCTATTGGAGGATCACAACCGTCT TTTCTGCCAGTAGCATCAGCATTGTTGATAGGTGGTGTCACAGTGACATCTTTCACTATTCATCAAG CGGGAAGAAACACGCAGCATTATCTGGCGTCGGCTTTGTGGGCAGGAGTGACTGCAGGAGTGGTGGCCATGATCAAGGCCAACGGAAGGCACTTGTGTTCAAGGCCTCGTCTTTGCCATCTCATTTGA
- the LOC106315573 gene encoding chlorophyll synthase, chloroplastic, translating into MTSILNTVSSILASRVSSVDRVGARSLRNPVSVEFTCQRSAWSTLDSESSGRRFVVRAAETDTDKVKSQAPDKAPAAGGSSINQLLGIKGAAQETNKWKIRLQLTKPVTWPPLVWGVVCGAAASGNFHWTPEDVAKSILCMMMSGPCLTGYTQTINDWYDREIDAINEPYRPIPSGAISEQEVITQVWVLLLGGLGIAGVLDVWAGHTTPTLFYLALGGSLLSYIYSAPPLKLKQNGWVGNFALGASYISLPWWAGQALFGTLTPDVVVLTLLYSIAGLGIAIVNDFKSVEGDRAMGLQSLPVAFGTEAAKWICVSAIDVTQLSVAGYLLASGKPYYALALLALIIPQIVFQFKYFLKDPVKYDVKYQASAQPFLVLGIFVTALASSH; encoded by the exons ATGACTTCCATTCTCAACACCGTCTCCTCCATCCTCGCCTCCAGAGTTTCCTCCGTCGACCGAGTCGGAGCGCGCTCTCTCCGAAACCCGGTCTCCGTCGAGTTCACTTGCCAGCGTTCCGCTTGGTCGACGTTGGACTCCGAATCTTCTG GGAGGAGATTTGTTGTGCGTGCGGCGGAGACTGATACAGATAAAG TAAAATCTCAGGCACCGGACAAGGCACCAGCAGCCGGTGGTTCGAGCATTAACCAGCTTCTTGGTATCAAAGGAGCAGCTCAAGAGACT AATAAATGGAAGATTCGTCTTCAGCTTACAAAGCCAGTCACTTGGCCTCCATTAGTGTGGGGAGTGGTCTGTGGTGCTGCTGCTTCAG GGAACTTTCATTGGACTCCAGAGGACGTTGCTAAGTCGATTCTTTGCATGATGATGTCTGGCCCATGTCTTACTGGCTATACACAG ACAATCAACGACTGGTATGATCGAGAGATTGATGCAATTAATGAGCCGTATCGCCCAATCCCATCTGGAGCAATATCAGAGCAAGAG GTTATTACACAAGTCTGGGTGTTATTACTGGGAGGTCTTGGAATTGCTGGAGTCTTAGATGTGTGG GCAGGGCATACCACTCCCACTTTGTTCTATCTTGCTTTGGGAGGGTCCTTGTTGTCTTATATATACTCTGCTCCACCTCTTAAG CTAAAACAAAATGGATGGGTTGGAAACTTTGCGCTTGGAGCAAGCTATATCAGTTTGCCATG GTGGGCTGGGCAAGCATTGTTTGGCACTCTTACACCAGACGTTGTTGTTCTTACACTCTTGTACAGTATAGCTGGG TTGGGAATAGCGATTGTTAATGACTTCAAAAGTGTTGAAGGAGACAGAGCAATGGGACTTCAGTCCCTCCCAGTGGCTTTTGGCACTGAGGCTGCAAAATGGATATGCGTTAGTGCTATAGACGTTACTCAGCTCTCTGTTGCCG GATATCTATTAGCATCTGGCAAACCTTACTATGCGTTGGCGCTGCTTGCTTTGATCATTCCCCAGATTGTGTTCCAG TTTAAATACTTTCTCAAGGATCCTGTCAAATACGACGTCAAGTACCAG GCAAGCGCACAGCCATTTTTGGTGCTGGGTATATTCGTGACGGCTTTGGCATCAAGTCACTGA
- the LOC106315584 gene encoding em-like protein GEA1 produces MASKQQSREELDEKAKQGETVVPGGTGGKSVEAQERLAEGRSKGGQTRREQLGHEGYQEMGHKGGETRKEQLGHEGYQEMGHKGGETRKEQLGHEGYKEMGRKGGLSTMDKSGGERAEEEGIEIDESKFTNK; encoded by the exons ATGGCGTCAAAGCAACAAAGCCGAGAGGAGCTTGATGAGAAGGCCAAGCAAGGAGAGACGGTCGTCCCAGGTGGCACCGGTGGCAAAAGTGTCGAAGCTCAAGAGCGTCTAGCTGAAG GAAGGAGCAAGGGAGGGCAGACGAGGAGGGAGCAGCTTGGGCACGAGGGTTATCAGGAGATGGGACACAAAGGAGGAGAGACGAGGAAGGAGCAGCTGGGGCACGAAGGTTATCAGGAGATGGGACACAAGGGAGGAGAGACTAGGAAGGAGCAACTGGGGCACGAGGGTTACAAGGAGATGGGACGTAAAGGAGGACTCAGTACCATGGACAAGTCTGGTGGAGAGCGTGCGGAGGAGGAAGGGATTGAAATCGATGAGTCCAAGTTCACCAACAAGTGA
- the LOC106323451 gene encoding ERBB-3 BINDING PROTEIN 1 codes for MSSDDERDEKELDLTSPEVVTKYKSAAEIVNKALQVVLSECKPKAKIVDICEKGDAFIKEQTGSMYKSAKKKIDRGVAFPTCVSVNNTVGHFSPLASDETLLEEGDMLKIDMGCHIDGFISLVAHTHVLQDGPVTGRKADVIAAANTAAEVALRLVRPGKKNHAVTEAIQKVAEAYDCKIVEGVISHQMKQNVIDGSKCFLSVSTPETRVDDAEFLENEVYAIDIVASTGDGKPKLLDEKQTTVYKKDADVNYQLKMKASRFIFSEIKENFPHMPFTARSLEEKRARLGLVECVNHGHLLPYPVLYEKPGDFVAQIKFTVLLMPNGSDRITSHSLQELQPTKTVDDPEIKGWLALAIKKKKGGGKKKKAKKAGEKGETSTEAEPMETSSNAQE; via the exons ATGAGTTCAGACGATGAGAGAGACGAGAAGGAGCTGGATCTTACCTCTCCTGAAGTCGTCACCAAGTACAAGAGCGCCGCTGAGATCGTTAACA AGGCGTTGCAGGTTGTTTTGTCTGAGTGCAAGCCAAAAGCCAAGATTGTTGATATCTGCGAGAAAGGAGACGCCTTTATCAAAGA GCAAACAGGGAGCATGTACAAGAGCGCCAAGAAGAAGATTGATCGAGGTGTCGCTTTCCCAACGTGCGTTTCTGTCAACAACACCGTTGGTCATTTCTCACCGCTTGCAAGTGATGAGACCCTCTTGGAAGAGGGTGATATGCTGAAAAT TGATATGGGATGTCATATTGATGGGTTCATTTCCCTTGTTGCCCACACACATGTTCTTCAAGATGGACCCGTTACTGGACGCAAAGCTGATGTTATTGCAGCTGCTAACACTGCTGCTGAAGTTGCTTTGAGGCTCGTTCGTCCTGGGAAGAAG AACCATGCTGTCACTGAAGCTATTCAGAAGGTGGCCGAAGCATATGACTGCAAAATTGTGGAAGGAGTTATTTCCCACCAGATGAAACAGAATGTGATAGATGGAAGCAAGTGTTTCCTAAGTGTATCCACTCCAGAAACAAGGGTTGATGATGCTGAGTTTCTAGAGAATGAAGTCTATGCCATTGATATTGTGGCAAGCACTGGTGATGGCAAG CCGAAGCTTTTAGACGAGAAGCAAACAACTGTTTACAAGAAGGATGCGGATGTTAACTATCAGTTGAAGATGAAGGCCTCCAGATTCATATTCAGCGAGATTAAAGAAAACTTCCCCCACATGCCATTCACTGCAAG GTCACTGGAGGAGAAAAGGGCACGTCTTGGACTTGTGGAGTGTGTGAACCATGGCCATTTGCTACCATATCCTGTACTTTACGAGAAGCCTG GGGATTTTGTTGCTCAAATCAAATTCACAGTTTTGCTGATGCCAAATGGATCCGATAGGATCACTTCACATTCACTTCAGGAGCTTCAACCTACGAAGACCGTTGATGACCCTGAGATCAAAGGGTGGTTAGCCTTGGCTATCAAGAAGAAGAAGGGTGGTGGAAAGAAGAAGAAAG CCAAGAAGGCTGGAGAGAAAGGGGAAACCTCAACGGAGGCTGAGCCAATGGAAACAAGCAGCAATGCTCAAGAATGA